The genomic window AAGATGGAAAAGCCTTTGGCGGGGAACGGTTGGGTGCGTTTCTTCGAGCACGTGTTTACTTCTAGGGCGTACCTCCCTAAATCCGTTCGGATTTCTTTGCTTAAGAGTTTAAAGTTATACGGATCGAATAGCCGTGCTATCCGATCCGTATAAAGTATTCAGCAGGTTGTTTAAAGGCCCAGGTAGAGACCGCCGGCAAGCAAGGCGCCGGCAATAGGGCCAACAATTGGAATCCAGGAATACCCCCAGTCGCTGCTGCCTTTGTTGCTTATGGGCAAAATGGCGTGCATGATGCGGGGGCCAAGGTCACGAGCCGGATTGATGGCATACCCCGTGGTACCCCCGAGGCTAATACCA from Bacteroidota bacterium includes these protein-coding regions:
- a CDS encoding aquaporin; the protein is GISLGGTTGYAINPARDLGPRIMHAILPISNKGSSDWGYSWIPIVGPIAGALLAGGLYLGL